One window of the Rhipicephalus sanguineus isolate Rsan-2018 chromosome 4, BIME_Rsan_1.4, whole genome shotgun sequence genome contains the following:
- the LOC125758156 gene encoding uncharacterized protein LOC125758156, which translates to MPFRVIVAECDRWQKLIATFLQEQLNRLDVDDPFIVKSSDQVIDFVKTCVDEHVYGFSVDMTDLYYSIPLNQLLPAVEECIDLFGSVRFQTECGIPVSRFLELLSFYLKSTYISWDDKPFIQKDGICIGSCIAPILSDIFLSRIDRSINLHLDILNIKKVFQYVDDYLVLLTNDTVADEAGLAKIISQFSECFKPLTLTHELPESNAIKFLDVLFTFHPNRICWAYQPRMNKPVLPYQSAHSKLVKRGIISHCFRHALSKSCEHEIANSFHNQSDRLLKAGYPLHVQTSVAEGLLRNRTLRNPGCTASHDAEKPKHLVVIPYYHKISHNLKKLAKRSEVRVVFSAPKKLVSLCGLHDHDGKPKGCNKKHRTVLVPCITCVVYRIPLSCGKEYTDGPLP; encoded by the coding sequence ATGCCTTTTAGGGTAATTGTTGCAGAATGTGATAGATGGCAAAAATTGATTGCTACATTTTTGCAAGAACAGTTGAACCGGCTTGACGTTGATGATCCTTTCATAGTAAAAAGTTCTGATCAAGTCATAGATTTTGTGAAAACTTGTGTCGATGAGCATGTTTATGGTTTTTCAGTCGACATGACTGATTTGTATTATTCTATCCCCCTTAATCAGTTGCTTCCTGCGGTTGAAGAGTGCATAGATTTGTTTGGCTCTGTTAGATTTCAAACCGAGTGTGGTATTCCTGTCAGTCggtttttagaacttttatcatTTTACCTCAAGTCGACCTACATTTCATGGGATGACAAGCCTTTTATTCAAAAGGACGGGATCTGTATCGGGTCTTGCATAGCGCCCATTTTAAGCGACATATTTTTAAGTAGAATTGACAGATCGATTAACCTACATCTTGATATTTTGAACATAAAAAAAGTGTTCCAGTATGTCGATGACTATCTTGTTTTGTTAACTAACGACACGGTAGCGGACGAGGCAGGTTTGGCAAAAATAATTTCACAATTTTCTGAGTGTTTTAAACCCTTGACTCTCACACACGAACTGCCTGAGAGCAATGCCATAAAATTCCTCGATGTCCTCTTCACCTTTCATCCTAACCGCATATGTTGGGCATACCAACCACGTATGAATAAACCGGTCCTTCCTTACCAATCAGCTCACTCCAAACTAGTGAAAAGAGGCATCATCAGTCATTGTTTTCGTCATGCTTTAAGCAAATCTTGTGAGCACGAAATCGCCAATAGTTTTCATAATCAGTCAGACCGATTGTTGAAAGCAGGTTATCCTCTGCACGTTCAAACTTCAGTTGCAGAAGGCTTGCTTCGTAATCGTACGCTTCGCAACCCAGGATGTACAGCGAGTCATGATGCCGAGAAACCGAAGCACCTAGTCGTCATACCATACTATCACAAGATATCGCACAACCTAAAGAAATTAGCTAAGCGCTCTGAAGTTAGGGTTGTCTTTTCGGCTCCCAAGAAGTTGGTCAGCCTTTGTGGCCTTCATGACCATGACGGAAAACCCAAAGGTTGCAATAAGAAGCATCGAACTGTTCTTGTTCCCTGCATCACTTGCGTTGTTTATCGTATCCCGCTTTCTTGTGGTAAAGAGTATACAGACGGGCCGTTGCCTTAA